A segment of the Manis javanica isolate MJ-LG chromosome 17, MJ_LKY, whole genome shotgun sequence genome:
CGTACATCTAACAGAGAAGCAGGAGCCAGTAGAGCAGACTGTGACAGGCTCTTCTCAGGGGcgtttgtgagggcttcattacaGAGCAATGATTGCCTGAATCACTGGCCTTCGGCAACCCAACTGCCACCCCCGCccctgggtggggtccaaaagtctctcgtTAAGGTGATAacacacccatttcacctttaagagtgcagtgttttcaggaactggatgaagaccaaatatacctgggaaatatatatgtgGCCATATGAGTGACCACATATGTATTTCTTGTAACTCATTACGTCACAGATACTTAGGCGCAGCATCGAAAGAACCATGTCCAGTTGCTCCAGTGTCCTTAGCTAAAAACGCAGAGACTCGGCTACATGCTTCCTGACTCCTTTTAGTTCCTGGTCGTTATAGGCCACTGGGTGACCCCAGGCAAACACTTGTCATAAATTTACAAGAATGACAGAAAAGCAACAGTGGGTCCAGAAGAGTTAGAGCAAGCAACTTCACTAAATAAACTGAGGTTTCTGGAAGATTTGATAAAGGAATGTCTGCCTTCCACAGAAAAGGGAACTAGAGCAAAAGGAACACATGAGCACTGCGCTCAGCAAGGTGGTACTTTGCTGTGGTGCAGCTGCCCTGGACAGATCCATCTCTGTTttggaagtaaaagaaaattctTGTTCTTACCCGTGCTGTCTTCAGTAGGGCAGTTCTGTGATTATCAGGGCCTGACATTGACTGGTAACTTGTTCAACGCGCCCGTCCTTCTCGCCTTCCTCTCCACTTTCCTACCCACCAGACAGGcctctctccagcctctccaTGTGTGTGGGCCTCATGTCAGTCACCATCCTGCTCTGCATGTCGCAGCCAGCGGCCCTCCCAACAAGCCTCTCCCCACATGGGACTGTTCTGAGCAGCATGTGTGTCCTTCAAGATTCCAGGCTAAACATTTATAGTTTTGTCTCACCTAAATGTCATCTTGACTTACAGGTACTGTGTTTTCCCACATGTAGAGGTTGGAAAAAGCCACAAGGTTGACAGTCTAATGTCTCTCCTTCCCCCCAAGATGTGCACATCCTGATCCCACAGCCTGTGACTGTGTCACTTCACATGGCAAGAGAGACTATGAGGTACGATCAAGGATCTGAtatgggagattatcctggactaTTCATGGCGGTTCCAATGTAATCACAATGTCTTTGTAGCAGAGGCGGCAGGAGGTCAGAGTCCAAGAGGGAGATGTGGTACCAGACTTAGAGAGTGAAAGGTTTGATATTTCACTGCTGGCTTTTAAGACAGAAGACAGAAGACTTGTCTTATGGCAAGGGAAGTTTGGAAAAGGCAAGCAAACAGATCCTGCCTTCGCTCCTCCAGAAGGCAATGTGCCaaaaccttgattttggacttgacttccagaattgtgagataataaatatgcgTTGCTGtgagccactaaatttgtggtgatCTGTTAGAAGAGCAGTAAGAAACTAACAGCCACAGTGGATCTGGAAATAGTAATAGCAGGCATCAGGCCTTGCTGGAACGACCAGGGCCCCCGCATCTGGGGGGTACTCAGCCCTACTGCCAGCTGAGCCCTGTCTCACGGCTTCCAGAAGAGCTGGCTGGTGGCAGGTGAATGGGAGCAGGCCAGGCCGGGCAGGGAGTCAGGAGAGCGTGCTGCTGGTGGTCAGGAGTGGAGGGGGGATTCCGGGGAGAGGGCAGCCTGTTGCCCAGGGGGAGGGGGCCGCTGAGGTCTCAAGCCAGGGGTGATGGTACTCCATAAGCTAGTGAAGAGGGATGCTactggggagcagagggagatggggaggatGTTCTTGGGCCTCGGTGGTGGCACGGGGCGTGGCAGAGGCTGCAGGGTCTCTTTGCCTGTACCATCCTTCTCCCATTTCCCTGGGCTGCCGAGAGCTGGGGGCCGCTCTGCGGGCAACGTCCTGGGGCTGTCATGCTTTGGCTCAGCTCTCCACTACTCCCCTCCTGGGAACTGCCAACCTCcatttctcctctcttctttcagACCCTACAGCCAGGACGCCGTGTTGGGGGCTGGCCCCAGGATGGAGGCTCGGGCTCAGAGCTCCAGGCAGGAGGCATCCCCAAGCCAGAGCCCAGGAGGCCGacaggggacaggagagccccCAGATGGAGCCGAGGCCTGTGGCAGAGGCTCCAGCAAAGAGACGCCTGTCTCAGAAGGGAGATCTGCACGGAGGGACCGCAGGTGGCCAGACGACTCCCCACGGCAGAGGCTCCTGGGGCCAGGGACGCGGCGTGAGCCCAGCCCAGGCACCCGTCAAAGCGCAGGGGCAGGACTCCTGGTGCAAGAGCCAAACGGCCCCACCTCCTCTCGGGACCCTGACCTGGTCCCTCCCCAGGGGCTGCAGGCTGAGGAGGGCTCCTGCAGCGGGGAACCGGGCGCGGCGCTGGCTCGCGGCTCGCCCCTCCGTGCGCCTCCTCGGCGGTCCCCCCGTAGCATCCCTTCCTCCGGCTCCTTCTTGCCTCCACCCATCCCTGGTCTTGGCCCTCGGCCTGGGCGGTGCCACCACTGCTTCCCCCACCGAGTCATTTGTGCTCAGGCCGCCACCCCCCGCGGGGTCCCCCTCCGCCCAAGCATGCAATCCCACCCTCGCCTGCTTGCTGCGGCCCAAGCCCAGCTCCCCCTGGGACCAAAGCCCTCGTGGGGCATCCTCTGCGCAGCGTGCCCCCCCTTTATCCACTCTGTATTTTTTCGCCCCGTGCCACGTAGGTGAGAGCCCAGGCtttgggggctggagggagacaCAAATAGTCACCTGGGCCTCGTCGGCTGAGAGCCCATTGTTGGGGGTGTGGGAGACGGCCCGCCGGGAAGGTGACCTCTGACGTCTGACCTGACCATCACACGTGAGTAGGCATTCCGGGTGGGAAATCGGAGGGCCAGAGAGAAGGCCCAGGGGGTGGGTGCGAGGACGGTGcgcaggaggagggggaaggccGGCGGGAAGGGCCTGCAGGGGCGTGGGTGCCGTCCCGGGACGCCGGACTCCCAGGCCAGGGACCCCACCGGCGCGACAGGGGGCCGGGCGGCCCCGAAGCACAGTGCCGGCTGGAGGGTCGGTCCTGCCGGGGTTCATCTTCAGCGGGTGCAGCCCCTGGGGTCAGATCTTCTGGTCCTGCAAGGCACAAATGGAAATTGTCATTGAATTCTGGTGACTCCTTTacacttttattttgagataattgtaaaTTCACCTGCTATAAGAAGTAATACAGGGGCGCCGCCGGCCTCGCAGGGAGGGGCACCCGGGGGTCGCAGGCCGCACACGCGCCGGAGCCAGGAGCCCCGGCCGCCGCCGAGTCCCACCAGACCGGCACCCGAGCAAGTGAAGAGGTTAAAGATTTCTGCCAGatcaagaaatggaaaatacagacGTCCGAAGGTATCTATTGAAAATGAGAAACTTGTGATTGGACCATGCAGTCGAGACAGCGACCGTGGGGTTAcacagtagggtgagggcctccagaaaaaaaagggaagcagGTTAATCACAGTctgaacaatgtaacaatgtgcaaagaaatcCCTACCAGAACTCCGTGTTAAACATTAAGTCAgggtcacattaattctctaaacaaaaatatcaaactaggaatataagcattcttcagtgagattagttaaaccTAAAAAGCCAgggtaacttggcctggaatgtttgaacatcccccagataagaaaatacctcagcatagcccatgccttcattgtgtcaattaaatgaggctattgtaagatttacttaaGCGGCTAAAAGggccagcttattttttaaattttatccagatgctgcttttcctcttccAGCCCTAATCAAATAATCTGCAAGCTGGGCAGTCGATTTGGCAAGCAAGCCCAGTTATaagcaacatagtaaaaacaggaaggattccatcttaatgataagattgcattttaaaacccaagaagttaataaggaagtttcttaacatactctgtAACAAACAGACATCTCAGTCCACCGTGGgcgcagggcaggcagtcttgattgatgcTCTCCCAGACCAAGCGGCTCTACTGGGAgtgaatcagagcagtaaattcctGGTGTTAAGCTAAATTGGCAGAACAACCCAGAGGACTGacaagaaacttaatgtctcttcaaagataaacattttgggaccatttagcaggtctgcatccctagccctttgtcactcAACTGCTCATAAATCCCCTAAACAATGCACCACCTTGGGCTTTCTTgtcccaggagctctgtcctctcactttatctctaaataaaagcctctccctggctctccttccttgagtgtttgctaaattcattctgtgactccgtgaacaagaacccctgCATCATAGTCAGCCTTCAGATTCAAAGGATTATGATTCCTTTGTTTTACCCCTGCTGGAGGACGAACAACCATGCTTTATATTATTCAGATTAGATACCAAAAATGCCCGGGGATATGAATGGATATTCATTGGGTGGTCTCCAGATCATTCTCCAGATCATCAAAAAATGTTGTACGCAGCAACAAAAGCCACTCTGAAAAAGGAGTTTGGAGGTGGTCACATTAAAGATGAAGTATTTGCAACAGTAAAGGAAGATGTATCACTACAtggatataaaaaatatttgctatcacAACCTCTCCTGCCCCATTGACTGCAGCTGAGGAAGAATTATGACAGATTAAAATTAATGAGAGAACAGTGATGACTAAAGTGGATAAAATGTAAATGCTAAGATGTTTAGGATTTCTAGAAGCGCTATGGATGGGTGCAGAGTGACATGGGTGTGGACACTAAGCATCAGACGCTACAAGGAGTAGCATTTCCAATTTCTTTAGAAGCTTTTCagactttggaaaaaaatgagtaacagCTCAACTATGTGCAAccggaaataaatataaaaaatgaagtcatAATTTTGGCCAACACAACAAATACAGAACTGAAAGATTTGCCAAAGAGGGTCCCCAAGGACTCAGCATGTTACCATTTCTTTCTGTATAAACACTGCCATGAAGGAAACTATCTGGAGTCcatggtttttatttattcagtgtctGGGTACACGTGCAGCATAAGGGAGTGGATGCTCTACTCCAGCTGCAAGGGCCCGCTGCTGGGGATTGTGGAGGGACAGTCACAAATGGATGTCATAGACAGCAGGGATGAGCTGACCGCCGACTTCCTTTATGAAGAGGTGCACCCCGAGCAGCATGCTTATAAGTAGAGTTTTGTAAAACCAAAAGGTCGTGCAGGGAAAAGAGGAATTTGAAGACTAAAACTGAAGCCACTACTGATTAAAAGCTACAAATTATGATACTAGTTTTTCTAAAAGTCCATCTTTTAGTACAGAATTGAAATCATTCCATGTTGATATacagtagagaaaaaaatgtacttcttGAGAAATAGCACTTTCCATTTCTGTATGTTTCTAAAACTAATGTTATAGAAGACTTGTGATCTCCATTTTTGAGTTAAAGCTACAAAAGGTTTCAACATTGTGATGTTTAATGTTGTTGCACTGTTTTCATAGAGTGATGATTCCACAATTTCACATGATTCTTAAAATCTTATAAATTGGGCCAACTCCACAAAGTCTAATGTCTTAAAGTAAGATACATTTCTTATTACTCTAAGAGAAACAGcatacttttttttctgtaaaggagagagaaagacctTAAAATATTCATACCACTTAATAAATCTGTTAAAGGCCAGGTTACATTATATTCTAAGATGAAAACTCAGCgtgccttgggggaggagggaaggcgCTGACCCTGAGGAGCAGTGCCGGCCCCAGACTGAGGGCTCTTGTCCGGGGCTTCCAGAAACCCTGCTGTTATTGCAGAAGTGTTTTCTATTTGGCTTTTTGGTTTCTACGTGGGATTAATATTTCAGAAGATCAGCTCATTCTGAAATTTAAGGATACCAGATATTTTCTCTACTGCAGGATTTCTGATGACATTGAAAGacaatatttaaacatatttactACATTATCTTCCTAGCGCTTTAAGACATTTCCATTTCAAAAGTAAGTTATTTCATATGAGAAATGCACATTTCATAGTATAAAATATGAAACGCTCATTTTTACACCTTACTAGCTAAGGTAATAGATGGACCTTTCAGAGCATGTGTTCAAATAAAGCATGTTAGTATAATTATGGGTTAATGGGTTTTCTCTAGAATTAAGAGTATTTATGTGAGGTTTTGCTTGTTCAAAAATAATCAGACTATAATATTTAAACATGCAAAATAATTGACAATAATGTTGCACTTGTTGACGATACACTGTTACTCATAGgtgcgcgcgcgcgtgcgcacacacgcacacatgttACTGCACTGAGATCCCTCGAGCTTCACTGCAGACTGTAGCCAAATCTGTTACTGTCAGCCAAGAATAATGTTGACATGTCATGAgggtataaaataattttatattgaatgtttttctgtaccatCCATGTGCAATTATACTTAAATTCTACATTACATGAAAGTAAATGGATGTTCCAGAATATAGATGGAATAATACTCTTTAATTATCATGAAACCAAAAATTCCTCAACATCGGTGATGCACCTATTAGTGTAACATTGAGAGTGTGTCATAGGTGATGTCCTAACAGTGGACTGTAAATGAAGCATTCCCATTAATTACACTTACATAGCAGTGGAGAAGTACATACATTCTATGGACATTTTATAAGTGTActttatatcaataaaaatttttctcttaaaaaaatagaagtaattAATACAAAAAGACCCTATgtaccctttacccagtttcaTCTAATGGTAGCATCTTGCAAAACTGTAGGAAAATGTGACAATGGAGATACTCAGATTGATAGTCAAGATACTGAATATTCCCATCACCGGTATGATTGATTCCTCATGTCCTTTATATCCACACCCACTTCCCTCCTGCTTCCACCCCCTTTAACTCTTGGTATCTAGAAACCTGTTCTGTTTCtacaattttgtcatttcaagaatgttataataaatgaaattgtgCAATAAGTAACCTTTTGAGATTGCCTGATGacttttaaattgagatattCATATACCATGAAATTTAACCCTCTCAGTGAACCACAAATTTGgtaatttttagtatatttacagattTGTGCAAGCATCACCACTGTCCAATTACAGGACATTCTCATCACCCCGAGAGAAACTCCATGGCCATCGGCCAGACTTCCCATCCTCCCATTTCAGCTCCTCACAGCCACTaacctattttctgtttcttacagatttgcctattctggacatttcggATAGAGTGTCAGACAATATGAAGTCTCGTGTGTGGTTTATACCACATTTGCTTCTCCActcatttgatggacatttggccTGTTCCTGCTTTTGGCTGTTATAAGTAAAACTACTGTGACACTCATGTAAAACCTTTTGtatgaacacattttcatttctcttgggtagattgGGAAGAGTGGATTTCTTGAGTCACAAGGTAACTGTTTAGCCATCTGAAGAACTGCCAGAGTATTTTCCACGTAgactacaccattttacattcccaccatcatctgattattattttttttttacttttagtatcattaatatacaattaaatgagcaacattgtggttactagatttcccccattatcaagtccccccacatactccattagagtcactgtccatcagtgtagtaagatgctgtagaatcactactcgtctccTTGGTGCTctcctgccctccccgtgccccaccccatgTTAtatctgctaattgtaatgcccctttccccccttgtccttcgcttcccacccatcctccccagtccctttccctttggtaactgttagtccattcttgggttctgtgattccgctgctgttttgttcctccagttttttctttgttcttattctccacacatgagtgaaatcatttggtacttgtctttctccgcctggcttatttcactgagcataataccctctagctccatccatgttgttgcaaatggtaggatttgttttcttcttatggctgaataatattccattgtgtatatgtaccacctcttctttatccattcatctgctgatggacacttaggttgcttccatatcttggctattgtaaatagtgctgcaataaacataggggtgcatgtttttttcaaactgggctgctgcattcttagagtaaattcctaggagtggaattcctgggtcaaatgctatttctattttgagttttttgaagaacctccatactgctttccacaatggttgaactaatttacattcccaccagcagtgtaggagggttcccctttctccacaacctcgccaacatctgttgttgtttgtcttttgggtgctggccatcctaactggtgtgaggtgatatctcattgtggttttaatttgcatttctctgatgatgagcgatgtggagcatcttttcatgtgatctGATTACTTTTCAACATTGGCAACtaatttaagtctttaaaaatcaTGGCGGAGGGCAGGGCAGTCAAGCAAGCCCTGTCTGCTGGTCAGATGTGGCCACCCACTCGCAGCCTTGGCTTTGGGCATTGTGTGTTGGGGGGATGCAAGGAGCCAAGGGGCTGGAGAGGGCAGAGCAGGGGCCCCAAGAAAAGCAGGGAGGCAAGGGCATGGCCCGGGAGACACAGACTCAGCACCCAGCAGATCCCTCAGGCACGTGGTCACACAGGCGGGAGATACTCCCtgacacacagacagacaaacgCAGGCACCCAGAGTTGCAGACCCTGCTTCCTCTCAGAGGGTCCCGGG
Coding sequences within it:
- the ZNF837 gene encoding zinc finger protein 837 isoform X2, whose translation is MGGRNDGRRLHGNGELRERSSFIRSRSLRTHPRRAGLAVAMVTGKPSHAPVRPPEGKRGQGAVSGFLWGSLTGERGPGRRVGPQHHREGRPGRPERPSQGAAEGLAAGLPAPGFIVTNCWDGQCPWTGGTHAACSSGNSRCSPRPFLRSRDVHILIPQPVTVSLHMARETMRPYSQDAVLGAGPRMEARAQSSRQEASPSQSPGGRQGTGEPPDGAEACGRGSSKETPVSEGRSARRDRRWPDDSPRQRLLGPGTRREPSPGTRQSAGAGLLVQEPNGPTSSRDPDLVPPQGLQAEEGSCSGEPGAALARGSPLRAPPRRSPRSIPSSGSFLPPPIPGLGPRPGRCHHCFPHRVICAQAATPRGVPLRPSMQSHPRLLAAAQAQLPLGPKPSWGILCAACPPFIHSVFFRPVPRR
- the ZNF837 gene encoding zinc finger protein 837 isoform X3 gives rise to the protein MGGRNDGRRLHGNGELRERSSFIRSRSLRTHPRRAGLAVAMVTGKPSHAPVRPPEGKRGQGAVSGFLWGSLTGERGPGRRVGPQHHREGRPGRPERPSQGAAEGLAAGLPAPGFIVTNCWDGQCPWTDVHILIPQPVTVSLHMARETMRPYSQDAVLGAGPRMEARAQSSRQEASPSQSPGGRQGTGEPPDGAEACGRGSSKETPVSEGRSARRDRRWPDDSPRQRLLGPGTRREPSPGTRQSAGAGLLVQEPNGPTSSRDPDLVPPQGLQAEEGSCSGEPGAALARGSPLRAPPRRSPRSIPSSGSFLPPPIPGLGPRPGRCHHCFPHRVICAQAATPRGVPLRPSMQSHPRLLAAAQAQLPLGPKPSWGILCAACPPFIHSVFFRPVPRR
- the ZNF837 gene encoding zinc finger protein 837 isoform X1; protein product: MGGRNDGRRLHGNGELRERSSFIRSRSLRTHPRRAGLAVAMVTGKPSHAPVRPPEGKRGQGAVSGFLWGSLTGERGPGRRVGPQHHREGRPGRPERPSQGAAEGLAAGLPAPGFIVTNCWDGQCPWTGGTHAACSSGNSRCSPRPFLRSRDPTARTPCWGLAPGWRLGLRAPGRRHPQARAQEADRGQESPQMEPRPVAEAPAKRRLSQKGDLHGGTAGGQTTPHGRGSWGQGRGVSPAQAPVKAQGQDSWCKSQTAPPPLGTLTWSLPRGCRLRRAPAAGNRARRWLAARPSVRLLGGPPVASLPPAPSCLHPSLVLALGLGGATTASPTESFVLRPPPPAGSPSAQACNPTLACLLRPKPSSPWDQSPRGASSAQRAPPLSTLYFFAPCHVGESPGFGGWRETQIVTWASSAESPLLGVWETARREGDL
- the ZNF837 gene encoding zinc finger protein 837 isoform X4; its protein translation is MGGRNDGRRLHGNGELRERSSFIRSRSLRTHPRRAGLAVAMVTGKPSHAPARRKAGAGRCVRIPLGITYGGEGPWTPRRPAAPPRGPSRAAGAAQSGRRRGTSGRTPCTWVHSHELLGWPVPVDRWDARRLLLRKLALFPASVLAKPRPYSQDAVLGAGPRMEARAQSSRQEASPSQSPGGRQGTGEPPDGAEACGRGSSKETPVSEGRSARRDRRWPDDSPRQRLLGPGTRREPSPGTRQSAGAGLLVQEPNGPTSSRDPDLVPPQGLQAEEGSCSGEPGAALARGSPLRAPPRRSPRSIPSSGSFLPPPIPGLGPRPGRCHHCFPHRVICAQAATPRGVPLRPSMQSHPRLLAAAQAQLPLGPKPSWGILCAACPPFIHSVFFRPVPRR